In Dermochelys coriacea isolate rDerCor1 chromosome 10, rDerCor1.pri.v4, whole genome shotgun sequence, one DNA window encodes the following:
- the BNC1 gene encoding zinc finger protein basonuclin-1 gives MEAAIRCTLVNCSCLCFKPGKINQRQCDQCRHGWVVHALSKLRIPNLYPTSQVEIVQSNVVFDISSLMLYGTQAIPVRLKILLDRLFSVLKQEEVIQILHALDWTLQDYIRGYVLQDASGKVLDHWSIMTNEEELATLQQFLRFGETKSIVELMAIQEKEGQSIIIPTTTTNLDIRAFIESCNQRNSSLSSSMDKMSPANIHHFENIVNNMAFMLPFQFFSPVPPPLIGSPPERRLLEQGQDHSNETKQDVPIPFSESSFLTSSSTSFQVENERSMNSPDVTTKTEDDAPLSDSSSHHIVTKLERTQLSPENKMKSVEKNNIGPRKGRVFCTACEKTFYDKGTLKIHYNAVHLKIKHKCTIEGCNMVFSSLRSRNRHSANPNPRLHMPMNRNNRDKDLRNSLTISGPEENKKTDFTILTPDSRPITNYVSSCTDSKVQSSFPSIGQNGVLFPNLKTVQPVLPFYRSPVTPAELANTPGILPSLPLISSSIPEQLVANGLQFDALPKKKSRKSSMPIKIEKEAVETTNENSNLASSEDDTPLQVVSDGELETCEHRIEKQMSDRVEKHPISGNSWKSLSGVKGPKYFDSVIEPNNTYIKETSENELDHSKREVMPEENQALKIASREIMYEDPEQHHSDVIKPVTTSSLYIKEQSKHRIPNNDCTELHHHLLTGGLFSALSNRGAAIPCLEDSKDMDHISQHALGIQKAESRFHCDICKKIFKNPYSVKMHYKNVHLKEMHICTVEGCNAAFPSRRSRDRHSSNLNLHHKLLTKDTLEFKDNYFNATYLLKDMAKEVCQDVSLKQHVGQTSVIFKGMNRTGSLVFPLSKIREPCSENYGYDPVNDGVVLDLSTTSSIKSESSARSSWDSDGGSEECIMPLDDSDESCEGPSLIPNEELYPDCTVIEKANQSFTNLPSSLPITCHICQKNYSNKGTFRAHYKTVHLRQLHKCKVPGCNTMFSSVRSRNRHSQNPNLHRSLTRSPNSLQ, from the exons GCTATCCGATGCACTCTGGTGAACTGTAGTTGTCTGTGTTTCAAACCAGGAAAAATAAACCAACGACAATGTGACCAGTGCCGACATGGATGGGTAGTGCATG ccCTAAGTAAATTAAGGATTCCCAACCTGTATCCAACAAGCCAGGTAGAGATAGTACAATCCAATGTGGTCTTCGATATCAGTAGCCTCATGCTGTATGGAACCCAAGCCATTCCTGTCCGCCTTAAAATCCTGCTAGATCGTCTCTTCAGTGTCCTGAAGCAAGAAGAGGTGATACAGATTCTCCATGCACTGGATTGGACACTGCAGGATTATATACGTGGATATGTGCTACAG GATGCTTCAGGAAAGGTGCTGGATCACTGGAGCATAATGACTAATGAAGAAGAACTGGCTACTTTGCAGCAGTTTCTTCGCTTTGGAGAGACTAAATCTATTGTAGAGCTAATGGCAATTCAAGAGAAAGAAGGTCAGTCAATTATAATACCTACAACAACGACTAATTTGGATATTAGGGCATTTATAGAAAGTTGCAATCAGAGAAATTCTAGTCTTTCTTCTTCCATGGACAAAATGAGCCCTGCCAACATTCATCACTTTGAGAACATCGTAAATAATATGGCTTTCATGCTgccttttcagtttttcagtccAGTGCCTCCACCTTTGATAGGTTCACCACCAGAAAGACGTTTGCTTGAGCAAGGTCAAGATCACAGCAATGAAACTAAACAAGATGTTCCGATACCATTTTCTGAAAGCAGCTTCTTGACTTCCAGTTCTACTTCATTTCAAGTTGAAAATGAGAGGAGCATGAACAGCCCAGATGTCACTACTAAAACAGAGGACGATGCCCCTTTAAGTGATTCTAGCTCACATCATATAGTAACAAAGCTTGAAAGGACACAGTTATctccagaaaataaaatgaaatctgttGAAAAAAATAACATTGGGCCAAGAAAAGGGCGCGTTTTCTGCACGGCCTGTGAAAAGACATTTTATGACAAAGGAACTCTGAAGATCCACTATAATGCTGTTCATCTGAAGATCAAACACAAATGCACAATTGAAGGCTGCAATATGGTGTTTAGTTCTTTGCGAAGTCGAAATCGTCATAGCGCAAACCCCAACCCAAGACTCCATATGCCAATGAACAGAAACAACAGAGATAAAGACCTGAGGAATAGTTTGACTATCTCTGgacctgaagaaaataaaaagacagacTTTACCATTTTAACCCCAGATAGTAGACCTATTACCAACTATGTCAGCTCTTGCACAGATTCAAAGGTGCAATCCAGTTTTCCCAGTATTGGACAGAATGGTGTTCTCTTTCCAAACTTAAAAACTGTTCAGCCAGTTCTTCCTTTTTATCGCAGTCCAGTCACGCCAGCTGAGCTTGCTAATACCCCAGGCATACTCCCTTCTCTACCTCTCATTTCTTCATCAATACCTGAACAGCTGGTTGCTAATGGATTGCAATTTGATGCCCTACCCAAGAAAAAATCTCGTAAATCGAGCATGCCCAtcaaaatagagaaagaagctGTTGAGACAACTAATGAAAATAGCAACCTTGCCAGCTCGGAAGATGATACACCCCTGCAGGTGGTAAGCGATGGAGAGCTGGAGACCTGTGAGCATAGGATTGAAAAGCAGATGAGTGACAGGGTGGAAAAGCACCCCATTTCAGGTAATTCATGGAAATCTCTCTCTGGGGTAAAGggtccaaaatattttgattctgtcATTGAGCCAAATAACACATACATCAAGGAAACCTCTGAGAATGAATTAGATCACTCTAAGAGAGAGGTTATGCCAGAAGAAAACCAAGCATTAAAAATAGCTTCTCGTGAAATCATGTATGAAGATCCAGAACAACACCACAGTGATGTTATAAAACCAGTGACTACATCCTCTCTTTATATTAAAGAGCAGTCAAAGCACCGGATTCCTAATAATGATTGCACTGAATTGCACCACCACTTGCTAACTGGGGGCCTTTTCAGTGCTTTGTCAAACAGAGGTGCTGCTATTCCTTGTTTAGAAGACTCTAAAGATATGGATCATATCAGTCAACATGCACTAGGGATTCAGAAGGCAGAGAGCCGCTTTCATTGTGACATCTGTAAGAAGATCTTTAAAAACCCTTACAGTGTAAAAATGCATTATAAAAATGTTCATCTGAAAGAAATGCATATTTGCACAGTTGAGGGTTgtaatgctgctttcccttctcGTAGAAGTCGAGACAG ACATAGTTCAAATTTAAATCTTCATCATAAGCTTCTGACCAAAGATACACTGGAATTCAAGGACAACTATTTCAATGCAACATACCTCTTGAAAGACATGGCTAAGGAGGTTTGTCAAGATGTGTCTCTAAAACAACATGTTGGACAGACTTCTGTTATCttcaaaggaatgaacagaacaggcagctTGGTTTTTCCACTGAGCAAAATCAGAGAACCGTGTTCTGAGAATTATGGATATGATCCAGTGAATGATGGTGTTGTTCTGGATTTAAGCACTACTTCCAGCATTAAGTCTGAGAGCAGTGCACGTTCCTCTTGGGATTCTGATGGAGGAAGCGAAGAATGCATCATGCCTTTGGATGACAGTGATGAAAGCTGTGAAGGACCAAGCCTAATACCCAATGAAGAGCTCTACCCGGACTGTACTGTAATTGAGAAGGCTAATCAAAGCTTTACAAATTTACCTTCCAGTTTGCCAATAACTTGTCATATATGCCAAAAAAATTACAGTAATAAAGGAACCTTCAGGGCCCATTACAAAACTGTGCATCTCCGCCAGCTCCACAAATGTAAAGTCCCAGGTTGCAATACAATGTTTTCATCTGTTCGCAGTCGAAACAGGCATAGTCAGAATCCCAACCTGCACAGAAGTCTAACCAGATCACCAAATAGCCTCCAGTAA